The Argentina anserina chromosome 5, drPotAnse1.1, whole genome shotgun sequence genome includes the window GCTGAGATTCTGCACATCATTCCAGGTAGAGGAGCTAACCCTCCTATTTTGTATTTGGCCAAATAAATTGCATAGTCTAGTTCTCGGTAGAAATGATTTATGATGCATTAAATGTTGCGAAAACCCGAGACTATGCACAATTTTGATATAGGGTAAGTAGTGAATCCTCACATATGTTGACCTGAGAGTGACGGGAGCCTAGTATTTTAGGTGATCCTATGGTGTCGATGACTGTAAACCTCCGGAGCGGCAATGCTCTGATTATATTTGGATCCACGATTACTTTATTGTTACAGAGGGCATTCCAGTAAATGGACACTCTCGCTACTTTGTGCTACAACAGACATGTAGTTGGCCTTGGCTATTTAGTCGTTAGGATCAGTCAAGCATTGCTTGTAGTTGAATTTGTCATACCCTACCTTTGGCGCGCTGGAAATGTTTTAGCATGATTATTTCCTAAACTTGCattgtttttaattaaatgGTTTTCTCTGCGCTAAACTACCCTCAATGTTTTATCAAACTTATCCTTACTcgattttggttttcaaaccTCACGGGCGGGCTGGCCCCTACTAGGCAAGCGAGGACGACGCTCACCCCTACTTTAGTTCCCTTACAGGTCTATTTTTTACTTCTGGAGCTAGGAGctttatttgagagttaacAAGTGTGTTTCCCTTCATGCATCTCATCCTTAGATTTATTAACAATGTTTCCGAGTAAAGTTTCCCGATGTTATAATTTGAGTTGTAGCCACCTTTATTTTgtattaaaatttggttatcTACTTGTTTAATTTGGGCCGGTGGCATTAACGCTACCTTCCGCATTCTTGCtgtataaataaatttatttatttttgcagAAATGTAaagtattattattattatttcgtGAACGTGTTTGTCTTGTCAAAAAATTGTATTCACTTGTTCACGTTAGTGAGTGTCTGAGCGAAATGTAATTGCTCTATTCGCTTGCTAATCTCCTCTTAAATCCTAATAATTCATGTTCCAATCCGGGATGTGACACGACATGCCTTCGTTTTAAGTGTGCATAGCTCTTTTGTCTACTTTGGGCTGTTCGAATCCTATCTCGAATAATCAAGATCTTCTCTAAAGTTTCCTGAACGACCTCAGGACCCATTAATccttcatcaccaacttcggcccaacaaaTAGGTGATCTACATGGTCTACAgtaaagagcctcataagtTGCCATGTTGATACTAGAATGATAActattgttgtaggcaaactcaatcaacctcAGGTGATCCTCCAAACTTCTCTTAAAATCAAGAACACAAGCTCTCGACATatcctccatcacctgattcacccgtTTTGTTTGCCCATCAGTTTGGGGATGAAATGTTGTACACATATCTAAGGTAGTGCCCAATGCCTTCTGTAAACTACCCCAGGACTttgaagtgaaacgtgcatctcgatcagaaacaatagaaacaagtgcaccatgaagtctcactatctcATCAACATATAACTTCCCTAGCacatccactgagtacttcatcgatacCGGAAGAAAGTGTACCGACTTTGTCAGTCAATCAACAATCACCCATActgcatcgtgacccttcctGGACTTAGGCAATCCTGTCACAAAGTCCATAGAAATTtgttcccacttccaaagaggaataagCAATGGCTTCAACATGTCAGCGGGTCGCTGATGCTCTGCCTTTACTTGCTGACAAGTAAGGCACTTTGATATGAACTCAGCCACATGTTTCTTCGTCTcattccaccagaattgcctaCGGAGGTCTTTATACATCTTGGACCTCCTCTTTGAGATCTACACAATCTGAAACACACAATCTTGTCCCAAACCTCAAACCTCCATCAGATCCAATTCTCCACTCAGATGGACATTCATCAAGCGAATCTACCACGAGATCTGCCATCCTAGCTCGTGAGAATCTATCTTGTGCATGACCTTGAATGATCCTTGAAATTAGTGTAGGCTGCATtgagacactaccaagaaagaccgtTGGTTCTCCTCCTGATTGCACAAGATCAAACTCAGATGTGGTCTCAAGCATAAGCCATTCCTGAACCATGAGATAAGCTATCATACTCATCGGTCTCCTATTCAAGGCATCAGCaaccacatttgcctttccAGGATGATACTCCAAAgtgaagtcataatccttaAGGAGTTACATCCATCTCCTTTGCCTCGTGTTCaactccttctgtgagaacaaatatttcaaactcttataatcagaaaagagttgaaatttcttaccatacaagtaatgcctCCAAATCTTTAAGATAAAAACAACTGCAGCGAGCTCTAGATCGTGAGTGAGATAGTTCTTCTTATGAAactttaactgtctagagcCATAAGCAACACACCTCCATGTTGTATCAATACACACCTTAATCCTTGATGTGAAGCATCGctataaatgacataaccaccCCCAGTAGTGGGAattgtcaacactggagccgTAGTCAATCTAGTTTTTACTTCATTGAATGCCTCCTCACACATTTATGTCCACACAAACTGAACAtccttcttggtcaacttgttCAAAGGCGaagcaatactagaaaaccctttAATGAATCTCCGATAGTAACATGCCAACCCAAGGAAGCTACGAATCTCTGTAGGAGTCTTTGGATGACTCCAACTCTTCATTGCCTCCACCTTTGATGGATCTACTAACACGTCATCCTTCCAGAccacatgaccaaggaacttAACTTTTTCCTTCcaaaactcacacttctcaatCTTGGCATACAACCTTGCTTCCTTTAGAGTTTGCAGCACAATTTTCAGATGTACCACATGCTCCTCTTGggacttggagtatatcaggaTGTCATCAACGAATACTACTatgaactcatccaagtattgACTAAAGATTTggatcatcaaactcataaaacgGCAGGAGCATTTGTCAGACCAAAGGGCATGACCACAAACTCATAGTGTCCATACATGATCCTGAAAGCCATTTTAGAGATATCCTCCACCTTCACCCTAAGTTGATGGTAACCGGATCTCagatcaatcttagagaatatCGTATCCCctctaagctgatcgaacaaatcatcaatcctaggcaaATGAAACATGTTCTtaatggtcaccttgttcaatTCCCTATAGTCCACACACAACTACAGTGAaccattcttttttttttcacaaacaaCACCGGCACACCCTATGGtgagacactaggtctaatgaacccttggtccaatAACCCATCTATCTACACCGGCGTCCTTCCCATTGTCGTAAATTATGAGCACTTAGCTTGAACACTAGCTAGCTTGTGAGAAATCATCTCCTATAATCCTATATATTGTTGAAACATTCATCTCTATCTTCTTTGCATAACAACGACTCATTCTACAAACAAGCAGAACTGCTAATATTTTTGGATGGACTGTACAGCATGACCGTGATCACCAAACCCGCCGAGAGTTTTATTAATCCACGTTCTCTGGTTTTAACCAGCTGAGGAAGTGTATATCTGTAAGTTCAAGATGTCGAGAATGCATCATCACGAGTGTTGTTGTAatgttgttgctgctgctaTTGGGGCGCTTGAAGTTTTGATAAGCGTGGTGCGTGGATGAAAGTAAGGCTGCGGGTGCATGAAGGAAGACCAAGACTTGCATACACACCTTTAACCCATTACATACTTGATGGCGAGTCTTGGCAAAATATCATAGAGCATAAAGGTTCGTTGGGAGCTCGGAAATTTTAGCTTGGACAGGAGATGCCACTAGTTCGAAGCGTTAATAACAATATTTCTTGGTCTTGCAGCCACCATGTAAATTTATACTTCGGGTTAATATGTAAAAACTGTGGTACATAATGGGCATTATATCTTCTAAATCCCTGTATTAGATTACAATGGTACGCGAGTATTttgaaacaagaacaaaatcGTAGCGTCACAATCGTACAGGATGTTTGCATACAGTTCTCgaaataattaaaaagaaaaggagaacaGTGTACAACCTCCGTTGTAGTCTAGTTGGTCAGGATATTCGGCTCTCACCCGAAAGACCCGGGTTCAAGTCCCGGCAAcggaattttttctttttcaatgttCCTAGTTGGAAATAATTTTGTTGAGACTGAGGTTTAAACTGGCATTaatatttgatcaattcatgCTCCTTTTGAGTTAACCAATGAAAAATCTGATAAACTTTTCTGGAGCTCAATCACAGACTTCATCAAAAATTACTGACCAACTAATGTTTTTTATGCAGCTTGTGCATGTGTTCACAATTTAAGATATGTGCTGGGTCTATCAGTGTTTTTCCTTGCTAATAAAGTGACAGAAAAGAAGATAATAGAATCAACATCCATATTTAAGCTAAATGACAACCCTCAGTTACGAAAACATTGTCCAATTCGTCTTCTGATTCCCAGAATTTTGTCTGAATATATACTTCCATATACCCCAAATAATAGATACACTGGAACATGGAGAGTACTGTTAAGCCGAGACAGGCATAATATAAACAGCTAGTAGTTTGATCTTTTTTAGATGCTGTGATTCTGGTGATCTTCAATATTGCCTAAACACAACTTGTAATTGACGCAAGACACAAGAAGCTGGAAGATAGAAACTTGATGATTAATCCCCTCCCAGAATATGTATCAGATGTGTAAAGGAGGAAACATTTAAAATCTTATAATGTTTACAACATAGCCACACAAAAATTTTAACAGCTTTATTGAATATAGCTGGGGAAATTCTACAGAGTTTCAATATCTGATTAATCAAAAGATCAGGCCTTCATCATAGAAATCATTTCTGCCATTAAATAAATGGGATGCAATTCAGTGAATTACTTAAAATGTCAGTTTTTATAAGAAGAGGACAATACTCATCATCGTAATTATTCTTACATGTGCCAGTTCTTTTTCCAATTAAGTATTTACATATATACGTCCTAAGTTCAGTATATGTAGTTTGAATAAAATAGGTTTGATTTTACTCTAAACACGGTAGAATATACAAGTTCCTATTTCCTGAGAATATGCATACAGTAGACACTGAACACTCAGATTTTGTCTATGTACAGATAGGAATAGTCGAGCTAATCATACGGTAGAATTAGATATCATCTAACACCAAGGACTATACATATTTATCGGACTACTCATTTTGACAAATATCTTACCCCGTCCTCAAAGTACCCTGCTTTAGAATATTCATCTGTTAAATCCAGAGAGAATAAGCATATGCTTTAGAATCTTACTTTCTAGAACATGCTAAAGAAGTAATTGCAAAATATtgtagaaaaacaaaattgtatTCGACTATGAATATAGCTCAGAGATGAGGAGATTTACACAAAATATTCATGCAATTATGAGGCTTCATCCAGCAATGTTATCTTCTGAAATATATGCTTCAGTTTCTCATGCTCAACTATCTCTTCCAATATCTTGTCTGTTACAACCGCAACTGAGATTTTCTTGGCAGCTTCTGTAATACCTCGAATTTTCGGGATTAATTcgtaaaattttacaaaaattttaAGCTTAGAATTTGAGTAAAATCGCATTTTTCGCCTTCTCGTCGATGTCAGGCGAAACGAAACTGATctcggaaatttaaattgaaaacgttacgttttctgtgactcgagagttgacttttattccgtcgctcgtctctgaaaactttcttcacagaagttgtagagctcgtcgatatgagttcgtggacacacGGCACACCTTAATCAGATGtcatatgtgaaagttattattaacgaaagttggtttccgatCTTGGAAGGCTATAAAAGAACTTTTTTTTGGAAgctttccaaaatcagaaaaaaaatccccgagcttctctctcctctccccgaTCCGACCCCCCTCCGGCGAACTCTTCTCCTCCAATCTCTCTCCTCCGGACACCGTGCACAACACCGCCGGTGTCGTTGGAATCGCACGGCCGAACCTCTTTGACCCATCGTAGCGGCGATCCACCCCGTGCCGTGTAGCGTCGCCACAGAGGGAGAGCAGCTGCTGCACCAGCGAAATCGGCGTCGTCGGCGACACTGGAGCTCGAGGCCACGACGGCGAGTCCTCCTTCCTCCTCCTAGGCGTGATTCCACTGGCGGTGAAGCTCGAATCAAGCCATTTCAGCTCTGATCTCCTCTCCCCGTTCCGGGATCTTGCGGCGGCAATTTCGGTGGTTTTCGGCCGCTTGGGATGAACTAAAGGTATGGTTGTGATCTCCTCATGATCTTCATATTTGAAGTCTGTGGCGGCGCTTGGGAGGAGGTGTGGGCGGCAGGGGCTAGGCTGAGTTTTGGGgcacgtgaacagtgtttcatgaacattaatttatgaacagtgttttgttAACAGTGTTCAGCTATAATGAATCGTCACCTAAGATTtgacgtatcgttttctaaacactttatcatgctattaggtgaccgacgaaacgagtgagggaatcgctctcggtgtcgtggaagttgcacgcaggaaataaggtgagtaaatctcactatgacaagtctacccttggcggtgactcatatttctGAATTCTTACAAAGAGTGAATGgtgacatctatataatatagtgggttgtgtacgtatgtgtacaaaaatggtaaatacgatgcatatatatgggttgctatattataaaatgttacggtttttatttcaaaaatgagattatattgtggtgacgatatttatattgttgtacaagagtcgcttggttgtagtacataaacatgtattgattgttatattgtacgtggtttaaacattgagttttgttaaaacattttctggtcttcggacgttgttggcagtaatcggaaccaagccttagccgggtgtcggttacgatcagttagagctctagtctgtctgccggtgtattgcatgaggggtaatagatgggttgcctaggtctcatgagtacccatgttttgagtgatattgggtaacatatgggttgcccagtgtatatcggtgtactgcatgaggggtaacagatgggtacctgggtctcatgagtacccatgtttttaaatgatattaggtaacagatgggttgcacaatgtctcatgagtacacattttaaataataatggacaaccagatgggtcgtccagtGTCTCATTAGTACActtgtctttaaatgttatctgtcatatttcctttgtatgcgatgtatgttatactgttggtttactcatatggGCTGGAcaatattgagattgtttaggGTCTACTTAAACAATCTCACCTAGTTCGATTTTAACATAGTTTGTGAGGGCGTTCAATGTTCATGTTGCTCTCATAAATTATACTCTCCTTAGTGACCGCTCTCTGTTACGATTACGGTTCCAGTTACGATTCATGTTATATTTAGAAAATTGGAAAATTGTGTACATATGTTAACACCTCCCCTTGTCGGATACAAATTTACGGGCGAGTTTCTCCTTACTCCGACCACTGACAAGTGTGCCGGGAAGTGGATCCTGATCCCACGACCGCCGACATCAAAGCTCAGTGGGCAGTGACCTTTAGTTCCAGTCCCAACGCCGAAGGTGACACCGCAAAGGTGGGTCGTTAGCACAGTTTTTCCACTGCCCAAGGCAGTCCAGCATCACACATCTAAATATGGGAAAGAGACACACACCTCAAGATCTATAAATAGGGCCTAAGCATTCAAAACAGGTAATTTTTCCCCTAAGTTCTTAATTCTCAGCTTAAGAGTCTAAAACTTGCTGACTTAAGTATCAGAGAGTCATAGGTTGACACACTACCAGTCTTGACCTCTAACCCGGCTGATTTTGCAGGTCGGGGCGAGACGTATTAGGATGCAGGCGGATATTTTGTGAGCCAGATCTATCAAGCACTACTCGGACTCAACTCATAACAACATACGATCGGGGAGAGCTTAAAATAGTGTAGCCTCTAACACAATTATAAGAATGATGACTGTACCGTCTGTTCATTAGCAACCTTAGCCAACAGGTCTCCCATAAACGATGTGAGGACTGTATTATTGGATACAGATTACAAAAATGGCAGAAAAATAACTTCTTAACAGGCCAATTAGGCTATGTGCTAAACTGTTATATTAACGAAAGAAAAGAATGTAATGACTAATGACTATTGAAGATAGTAATCTTTAAATCGACAAATTTGCTGATGAATTTCTGGACATTAACCATCATGGTTAGGTTCATTGTTAAGATTGTTAGCATATACTTGAGCCCAAACTTGACTAAAATCAGAGCGACATTGTTCCCACTCTTCTTGCTTTTGCTTCAGTCTGACTAATATAACAGGTAGAGCCACTTCAGCATTTTCCCTCAACACATCCACCACTTGAAGTCCTTGTTTGCCATAAACTCTCTCAATGCACCTCCGACTGTGAAACGTCAAGCGATCATCAACACAAAATGATGCACTGATACtattgttttcaattttctctAGTAGCTGCTCAACATTCCCTATCGTTGAATTCACAGAACTTAATAACATATCAAGTTCAAAGATATCATTTTCACACTGAAATAGGCTCTGCTCACATCGAGTTTTGCGAATTCCTCTTGAACAGGAAGCAGCTGAAGGAGTTATGCTGACACTATCATTTAGTACCTGAGAATCAAGCAATGTTCTTCGGGTAGCAGCAGGAATCTGGTAATCCTCTGGTAAAACATGGTAACTTGGAGTGCAAGCTTCACAGTTAGAGAGGTCAATAGCACAGGAGGGTTCACTTGGCAAAAATTGAGTGAATTCATCAATCAAGTCTGGGTGATCTCGGAAAAGTGCTGCAACCATTGGGAAAATTCTGGACTTGTTTTCACCCTTTAAGATTTCAATGAAGGATAGAAAGACATGACATTCATCTCGAAATCGTGCCTTTACCCTTTTCACAAAAGTGAAAGCTTCTTCTGATATCGATACACAATTAGGAGTAGTGGATGTGATGGTGATTTCATATCCCTTTGGCAAGAAGGTATTGAAACCCATTAGTAAATCTGGATGCCCTTCAAATAAATCTTTTACCATCTCTATCAAACTTTCTAGATCTAGTCTTTGGGTTCTATAGCCTTTCAGCAGTTGAATGAAGTCTTGGTAGCTTTTCTTTTCGTCTTCAAGTACATCCCTCACTGCCTTTAGATATGCGAAGTATTCACTTCTGGTAGGTTTTCTGATACCCCCTTCTGTTGTCTTATTGATCATCTTGGACTTCCAACAAaactcttctccttcttctgtAAACAAAAGCAGTCCCGGAACCATGTCTGATCATCAAAACCCTAAcagaatcaaaatcaaacaaaacctGCTGTTCTAAGACGGCAAAACCTAAATTAAGGTCAAGAAAAAAAGTGATAGGTTCGAGAATTAAGgttttctgtacgtatgaaGAGGATTGTGATTGCTTGTTAAAGAAAGTAGGGATATCAACATAAGAAAATCCTAAACGTATGAACGAGAAGAGAAAAGTGTCTTACTAGTTACACTACCAGAGACGAGCTCTCCAGCTTTTTCCACCAAGTCACAACCCTAACGGCCTACCCTTAATATAGCTAATTAGTCTCCTAAATaggaaacaaataacatattcaatccaaatttcattAGATATGATCTTACGTACTTTGACGGCGGATTAAACCATGTTTGCTTCGTTTGGTTTCTGTGACATGCAAAATTCTAACGAGTGAATAAATGTCTAATTTCATCATAATATTTCAATCTTCGAATTCAATGTAGTCACACAGTCGCCTTCTATTAGGCTCTCACAATTCCCTGAATCTATTCCTTATGTGAGGATGATTATGAACAACAAAATGTTCCATAATGTCGACATTGTAGTGATGATCTCGACGATAATGAAAATGAGATGGCAATTGCTTCgagtttgttttcttttatgccttcaaaataaaagaatgtgTAATACTGGCAAATAAGTTAGTCTGTTCTTTAGTTTCTTCAAATCCTTTTTGTGCATACTGGGAAATCAACAagactttttttctttgaatagATGAAACATGGTAAACTAGAACTTTCAACAATATCAAATGAACATAACTGTAATGCCAACACCAGAAATCATTCAGAATCAGAATCTGGATCGATATCCACAATATCAGGAATTGAGTCTGAATCCGAATCATTAGTCATCTCGTATGCTTGATATGATGGAGGAAGTTCCATTGCCCTTCCATATGATTCTTCACCAATAAGTTCGCCCATAGTTTCATCTCCATTTCCTCTAATATCCACATTCTGAATGTTTGCTGCTACAGTCTCCTGCTCCCTTCCCGCTATATTTCCTTTGCCTAATGAACCGTCTGCAGAAAGAACTTGCTTGCCATAAACTGCTGGCGTTTTGGATGGTTCTCCAATATGCATAGTCTTGCCTAGGTTATTCCCCGGTGCTTCCGTATTTATACTGGTTTCAATCCAGCTTGAGTACAGTTCATCGTGAAATAAATCAGGAGCATTATCCCCAGTTCCCTGAATATCAGTTGAATATGAGGCTCTGTGCTTCAGACTGTCTACTGTGGAATTTACTGGGTACTTGTAGCAAGCTCTTTCATCAGTGCTAGTCATGTTGGAGAAATCTGCCAGTGGGAGCGCCCTGGGATGTATAAGCACCTCTAAGACTAAGAGAGCATGAGCACAAAATTCAGCAAGTTCGGTACCACTTTCAAGCTTGCCTGCAAAACCACTTCAATTTACTACGTCATTAAGGAATTATAAAAGTGCAAGCATAAAAAATTAAGTTGTGATTCATCAAGAAACAGCTACTAATTTATTGTGACACTAAGACAAcgtatttttataataataccAATTTCTTTTATCTCAGGGACAAGCCCTATTTTCGTTTTATGTTACTTCATCCATGCTGTTTAGATTGTAAATAGGCATGGATGAGCAACCTACCAGGCAGATTGTAGATAGTGATGAAGAGTTAAGAGTGCACCACTATCAGTCCAAGTTCTCTACCAGATTTTGTACCCTCTATTTGCTTCCccttttttatatttgtttttgtttctcttcCCTCCTTTTGCTATAGATCCTTATTTGTTTGCTATTGaccataagaaaataaaatagagagaaCAAGAGCACAAATTCTGCAAGCAATTACCTCTACGGAATAGATCAAGACCCTGAGCTAAGTATGGGGGGCGGACAAGAGATGAAGATAAAAAAGATGCCAAAAGTGCACGTAGTGCTGCAAGCTGTATATCACACGAAACATCAGTAGGTTCATTTGGATGATAAATGCTTGCACTCTCACCAGCAGGTCCTCCTTTCAGAGAATTTGTAGCTGTGTTGATAAGAAGAAGATCAACATCTGACCGCCATCCTTCAGATTTGAATACACCATCCTGTTTTAAAAGAATTAATATACATTTACACTCATATGTAACTCTATTGAGTGCAATTGGAATGACCCAGAAGCCAAATTGATCCATTAGGGTAGATGATCTTTCCAGGACCGAGCCCTTTTATATTTGGATTTTGGATAGAAAATAAGGGGAAAAAATCTGGGCAGATACAGCAAACTCTTTAACCAAAGGAAATAAAGATTACAAAGTTGCAAACAGTTGGAGTTAAGAATCACTTAATtgagatttttctttttgttataAGAGATTTCCACCCAAAACTAACGGCATAACACTGTCGTGGCATTTTGgatttttattaattgaaaGTTTTGATATGGAAATCAACAAGGCTGAACAGAAAGAAGTACATGTGTGAAAAGATTTCAGAAAATATGGTAGAATTTTTTAATATCTCAAAATCAAGCTGACAAGCTTGTCCCTAGAAATCCAAGCTAAACATTTATGACATTAAATCCAAATAGTGTCTTTATACTATAACAAGTTACTCAGAAATGTGCATGGATTCATTAATGTTTTGTGGGACAATTTCACTGATGAAATAGGAGTTGTTACTCATAGCCTCTACAAATCTATCAAAATATCGTATTTAATCAGAATATTCAACCCAACATTCTTTATAAAGATGTCGAGAGCACATACCACAGTCAGAAGAGCTTCTAACGCCTCAAGTGCAGCTATTTGCACAGCAATTGAACATCTTGTATGAGTCTTGGGGGTTCCCACCTCCAAATTACTTGGGTTATGCACCTCTTGAGATGTCATTGAAGTTCCATGCTTCCTCTTTCTATTGGTAGGCTGAGGTGTTTGCAGCGATTCTTCAGTTGGGGGCTTTGTGCTGGCTCTACTCTCCGTAATAATGGGATTTAAATCAAGAATAGCACTGTTCACAACTTCCTGTGAAAGGCTTACTGCCACTCCTGGCAAAGATATAGCTCCCAATTAATAAAACTATAACTTCTAGGATAACGACACTAACGGTACTACTAGTTAAGGTTACAAGTGAAAGCAAGATGCTTTATCTAAGGGTGCTTGCCTCAGCTAACTTATAAGGCTGTACATACTAATTGGGCTCTAGATGGATTAGGAAGCAGGACTAGATAGCACATATGCAAGCTTTCCCAATGTAGGCAGCAGGACTAGattatgattaaaaataaaCTTTCTGAAGTTACTGCATACCGACACCCGCAGATATCAGCAAAATCCTTGTGATTGAGTAGACCTTGACCCTCAGTTCCGGCAACACACATCTCTTTAAGTACACTGAAAGCAAACGCACGATATGGGCATCATGCGGTAAAACTTGACTGCAAAAGAGATAATATGATTAAAAATCAACATTCTAATGTGTCACAAAATTATCTCTCCTATGTGGCTATGTTGAAAAGAGACCATGCAAATTAAATATGTCATTATGAAATGttcaagaaatagatattaTTCATATTAATGAACAGATATTCATTACTAAGACAAGAAAAAAGCTTGACCACGCCGTACAggaccccccccccctccccccacccaaaaaaaattacaaaaaacaaataaataaataaatagaaaaggaAAGTCCAAATGATAAAGGCCCCAGAATGAAAGCATTATTGCATAATTATATGACAAAGACCGAGACACCCCATATTATAATTGCAGGATACCTGCGCATGCCCTTAAAGATTCCAGCAAGAAGGTCCAAAGTA containing:
- the LOC126796171 gene encoding uncharacterized protein LOC126796171 is translated as MAPMSSAFEHVKDMHDSSLKPRLLHSLIRDHLPDDSLPSSRTSLDLSGLVYMIKTHSLLSESALDPTDLKLIAPWRSAVDSWLDRLLLLVSSDLPDKCWGGICLLGVTCQECSSDRFVASYPLWYQRLLSPLQSPTTSEFVKVASCASMSDLFTRLGGFSRVKKDGSAHAWKLIPSVLMLLDDNHSEVVWEEAVRLLCIFISFFPISISRHYDSVEDAIASKILSGNCSFSMLKKFAHCLALLPKSKGDEESWSLMMQKILLSINRHLNDIFQGFEEETKRHEGIRLFLPPEKDPPPPLGGNTLTGEASVEARKKSHSSLVSSVSSLLLSCSTMLTSSYPVQVTAPIHSLLALIERVMDVDGSLSHSLRLFMTAMQQEFVCSELPRLHSYTLDLLAGIFKGMRSQVLPHDAHIVRLLSVYLKRCVLPELRVKVYSITRILLISAGVGVAVSLSQEVVNSAILDLNPIITESRASTKPPTEESLQTPQPTNRKRKHGTSMTSQEVHNPSNLEVGTPKTHTRCSIAVQIAALEALEALLTVDGVFKSEGWRSDVDLLLINTATNSLKGGPAGESASIYHPNEPTDVSCDIQLAALRALLASFLSSSLVRPPYLAQGLDLFRRGKLESGTELAEFCAHALLVLEVLIHPRALPLADFSNMTSTDERACYKYPVNSTVDSLKHRASYSTDIQGTGDNAPDLFHDELYSSWIETSINTEAPGNNLGKTMHIGEPSKTPAVYGKQVLSADGSLGKGNIAGREQETVAANIQNVDIRGNGDETMGELIGEESYGRAMELPPSYQAYEMTNDSDSDSIPDIVDIDPDSDSE